Proteins from a genomic interval of Spea bombifrons isolate aSpeBom1 chromosome 4, aSpeBom1.2.pri, whole genome shotgun sequence:
- the ANKDD1A gene encoding ankyrin repeat and death domain-containing protein 1A isoform X1: MEGALLCDDEILLRTEIEFHNAAKTNNIQKMLQLIDKGVDVRAKNSVDRTAIHWAAGAGHEQAVKLLLDHDVPVDEEDNFGMNALLLAAWFGHLRCLQILVNAGAKINCINKNGLNLLHCAAQRGHIKVMEFIMEDLENIKLDKVDKSGRTAFHLAAEHGKLEVVEFLIGSGCQHSLKDKENNTAIHLAAKNGHTEVLQKIVEIGVDLNEKNLEGLTALHLATEGGYFDCMKILLEAGCDVNTQTEKGMNCLHYAAFHGHEDIARALIDAGIDINAVNNQNSSALHISVLQNFPSLVKLFIDCECDLDIADYRLQTPLHIAAENGRQDMAEMILVAGVNLKLQDKQGKTSLDVAARGNHINLADMIIKADRFYKWEKDNMNSDSDSWMARHLTFKQDHRLETQHIRSVLWRLATKYLKPGEWKKLAQYWKFTDAHIRAIEHQWTGSKSYRDHGHRMLLIWLHGIVMAGENPVKGLYEGLVGIGRRDLAESIRKKANADDSSPKTCAAM, translated from the exons ATGGAGGGCGCTCTGCTGTGTGATGATGAGATCT TACTGCGTACAGAGATAGAGTTTCACAATGCAGCGAAGACCAACAACATACAGAAGATGCTGCAACTGATCGACAAAGGAGTGGACGTCAGGGCCAAGAACAGT GTAGACAGGACAGCCATACACTGGGCAGCCGGAGCTGGACATGAGCAGGCAGTGAAGCTTCTGCTGGACCATGATGTGCCTGTGGACGAGGAGGACAAT TTCGGAATGAATGCACTGCTTTTGGCAGCCTGGTTTGGACATCTTCGATGTCTGCAGATTCTTGTCAATGCTGGAGCCAAGATTAACTGCATTAATAAG aatGGGTTGAATCTTCTTCACTGTGCCGCACAGAGAGGCCACATCAAGGTCATGGAGTTTATTATGGAGGATcttgaaaacattaaattagaCAAGGTAGACAAG TCAGGGAGGACGGCTTTTCATCTAGCGGCAGAACATGGGAAGTTGGAAGTGGTGGAATTTCTTATCGGTTCTGGTTGCCAGCACAGTTTAAAGGACAAG GAGAACAACACAGCCATTCACCTGGCGGCTAAGAATGGGCACACAGAGGTTCTGCAGAAGATTGTGGAAATTGGAGTGGAccttaatgaaaaaaacctg GAAGGCCTGACCGCTTTGCATCTTGCTACAGAAGGTGGATATTTTGACTGTATGAAAATCCTTCTAGAAGCTGGTTGTgatgtaaacacacaaactgAG AAAGGAATGAACTGCCTCCACTATGCAGCCTTCCATGGACACGAAGATATTGCAAGAGCACTTATTGATGCAGGAATTGATATTAATGCTGTAAACAAT CAAAATTCATCGGCTCTGCATATTTCAGTTCTGCAGAACTTTCCATCTTTGGTCAAGCTTTTTATTGACTGTGAGTGTGATCTGGATATTGCTGACTAC AGGCTTCAGACTCCTCTTCATATTGCTGCAGAGAATGGCCGGCAAGACATGGCAGAGATGATCCTCGTTGCTGGAGTAAACCTCAAGCTGCAGGATAAG CAAGGGAAGACGTCACTTGATGTGGCTGCACGTGGGAATCACATCAATTTGGCAGATATGATCATCAAGGCTGATCGATTCTACAAGTGGGAGAAG GATAATATGAACAGTGATTCTGATTCGTGGATGGCGAGGCATTTGACCTTTAAGCAGGACCATCGCCTTGAGACACAGCACATCCGCTCAGTCCTCTGGAGACTTGCCACAAAATATCTCAAGCCCGGTGAATGGAAGAAACTGGCCCAGTACTGGAAGTTCACAGATGCCCACATCCGGGCTATAGAGCACCAGTGGACAG GGTCTAAAAGTTATCGAGACCACGGTCACAGGATGCTGCTGATCTGGCTGCACGGGATAGTGATGGCTGGTGAAAATCCAGTGAAAGGATTGTACGAGGGCCTGGTGGGCATTGGTCGGAGAGACCTGGCAG AAAGCATCAGGAAAAAGGCAAATGCAGATGATTCCTCACCGAAGACATGTGCAGCCATGTGA
- the ANKDD1A gene encoding ankyrin repeat and death domain-containing protein 1A isoform X2: MNALLLAAWFGHLRCLQILVNAGAKINCINKNGLNLLHCAAQRGHIKVMEFIMEDLENIKLDKVDKSGRTAFHLAAEHGKLEVVEFLIGSGCQHSLKDKENNTAIHLAAKNGHTEVLQKIVEIGVDLNEKNLEGLTALHLATEGGYFDCMKILLEAGCDVNTQTEKGMNCLHYAAFHGHEDIARALIDAGIDINAVNNQNSSALHISVLQNFPSLVKLFIDCECDLDIADYRLQTPLHIAAENGRQDMAEMILVAGVNLKLQDKQGKTSLDVAARGNHINLADMIIKADRFYKWEKDNMNSDSDSWMARHLTFKQDHRLETQHIRSVLWRLATKYLKPGEWKKLAQYWKFTDAHIRAIEHQWTGSKSYRDHGHRMLLIWLHGIVMAGENPVKGLYEGLVGIGRRDLAESIRKKANADDSSPKTCAAM; encoded by the exons ATGAATGCACTGCTTTTGGCAGCCTGGTTTGGACATCTTCGATGTCTGCAGATTCTTGTCAATGCTGGAGCCAAGATTAACTGCATTAATAAG aatGGGTTGAATCTTCTTCACTGTGCCGCACAGAGAGGCCACATCAAGGTCATGGAGTTTATTATGGAGGATcttgaaaacattaaattagaCAAGGTAGACAAG TCAGGGAGGACGGCTTTTCATCTAGCGGCAGAACATGGGAAGTTGGAAGTGGTGGAATTTCTTATCGGTTCTGGTTGCCAGCACAGTTTAAAGGACAAG GAGAACAACACAGCCATTCACCTGGCGGCTAAGAATGGGCACACAGAGGTTCTGCAGAAGATTGTGGAAATTGGAGTGGAccttaatgaaaaaaacctg GAAGGCCTGACCGCTTTGCATCTTGCTACAGAAGGTGGATATTTTGACTGTATGAAAATCCTTCTAGAAGCTGGTTGTgatgtaaacacacaaactgAG AAAGGAATGAACTGCCTCCACTATGCAGCCTTCCATGGACACGAAGATATTGCAAGAGCACTTATTGATGCAGGAATTGATATTAATGCTGTAAACAAT CAAAATTCATCGGCTCTGCATATTTCAGTTCTGCAGAACTTTCCATCTTTGGTCAAGCTTTTTATTGACTGTGAGTGTGATCTGGATATTGCTGACTAC AGGCTTCAGACTCCTCTTCATATTGCTGCAGAGAATGGCCGGCAAGACATGGCAGAGATGATCCTCGTTGCTGGAGTAAACCTCAAGCTGCAGGATAAG CAAGGGAAGACGTCACTTGATGTGGCTGCACGTGGGAATCACATCAATTTGGCAGATATGATCATCAAGGCTGATCGATTCTACAAGTGGGAGAAG GATAATATGAACAGTGATTCTGATTCGTGGATGGCGAGGCATTTGACCTTTAAGCAGGACCATCGCCTTGAGACACAGCACATCCGCTCAGTCCTCTGGAGACTTGCCACAAAATATCTCAAGCCCGGTGAATGGAAGAAACTGGCCCAGTACTGGAAGTTCACAGATGCCCACATCCGGGCTATAGAGCACCAGTGGACAG GGTCTAAAAGTTATCGAGACCACGGTCACAGGATGCTGCTGATCTGGCTGCACGGGATAGTGATGGCTGGTGAAAATCCAGTGAAAGGATTGTACGAGGGCCTGGTGGGCATTGGTCGGAGAGACCTGGCAG AAAGCATCAGGAAAAAGGCAAATGCAGATGATTCCTCACCGAAGACATGTGCAGCCATGTGA
- the PLEKHO2 gene encoding pleckstrin homology domain-containing family O member 2, producing the protein MEDGVKGNSNTSTASRVTFKAGWLKKSSGLLGLWKDRYILLLKTKLLVCESEDEQKCLETLELSSYERCQDQRAFLKRKRHFTLIPSPGTKVQDVKFLARNAEERDTWIQALNDGINRGKNTILDEVKVDPTISLEHVTRDRARMGAAKRRPPTRIHLKEVAEAAEDDSLRLGLDTLKTEVLTVIPREPEERVLQPQKEPVKIPMPPSKPSSSISAEMHQQDNSEGVSEIPHPPSPPPKTAKEGIYAREKFLSEAEERKHEIKTPNSGSQENLVEAIYTPPKPPPKILSDRMKIKWMGSSSDMLETESMKSHDNGSKENLVEFETDEPETSHSPVLQAFEEKEAEAPVIEHSVSNVEGERLEVPNDVVNKDLTDGDSLNEPSREDKEEETNTKSETKDQLEVSDVQATETYEKVESLPNEGSDEDTHSPKVEGSRIPDTKPRSSSMGNLLCEFSMDSESKTMQKSHLLHVTKDHFHEVEMKLSRGRKTTESLLNQVLQGQLVKSPEANGPDINAETLLHEAVKQLREASMVLQEIKESSNASDIPEAVTDNQKEKTKELLTLYRRSVP; encoded by the exons GGTGTAAAGGGGAATAGCAATACCTCAACAGCATCTCGGGTTACTTTCAAAGCCGGCTGGTTAAAGAAAAGCAGTGGCCTCCTAGGTTTGTGGAAAGATCGCTATATTCTACTACTGAAGACCAAGTTGCTGGTGTGCGAAAGTGAG GATGAACAGAAATGCTTGGAGACACTGGAGCTCAGCAGCTATGAACGGTGCCAGGATCAGAGAGCTTTCCTCAAGCGCAAAAGGCATTTCACCCTTATCCCATCACCAGGCACCAAG gtgCAAGATGTGAAATTTCTGGCAAGGAATGCAGAAGAGAGGGACACGTGGATCCAGGCACTAAATGATGGAATAAACCGAGGCAAAAACACAATTCTTGATGAG GTGAAAGTGGACCCCACCATCTCATTAGAACATGTGACCAGGGACAGAGCAAGAATGGGAGCAGCAAAGAGAAGACCTCCCACCAGAATCCACCTTAAAGAA GTTGCTGAAGCTGCTGAAGATGATTCTTTAAGGCTAGGTCTGGATACTCTGAAGACTGAAGTTTTAACAGTAATACCACGTGAACCTGAGGAAAGGGTACTTCAACCACAGAAAGAACCAGTAAAGATACCTATGCCACCTTCAAAACCGTCTTCCTCTATTTCCGCTGAAATGCATCAACAAGATAACTCAGAGGGTGTTTCTGAAATACCTCATCCACCATCTCCACCTCCAAAAACTGCCAAGGAAGGTATTTATGCCAGAGAAAAGTTTTTGTCAGAGGCTGAGGAAAGAAAACATGAGATCAAGACACCGAATAGTGGCAGCCAAGAAAATTTAGTAGAAGCAATATATACCCCTCCCAAACCTCCACCGAAGATTTTATCTGACAGAATGAAGATTAAATGGATGGGATCCTCTTCAGACATGTTGGAAACAGAAAGTATGAAATCACATGATAACGGTAGCAAAGAAAACTTGGTAGAATTTGAGACTGATGAACCTGAAACATCACATAGTCCTGTTCTACAAGCGTTTGAGGAAAAGGAAGCGGAAGCTCCAGTGATTGAACATAGTGTGAGCAATGTGGAAGGTGAGAGGCTGGAAGTCCCTAACGATGTGGTTAATAAGGACTTAACTGATGGAGATAGTCTGAATGAACCCTCCAGAGaagataaagaagaagaaacaaatacaaagtCAGAAACAAAAGACCAGCTTGAAGTTAGTGATGTCCAAGCCACAGAAACATATGAGAAGGTAGAATCTTTACCAAATGAAGGTTCAGATGAGGATACACATTCCCCAAAAGTAGAAGGATCCAGGATTCCCGACACAAAACCAAGGTCATCTTCCATGGGCAACTTACTGTGTGAATTCAGCATGGATAGTGAAAGTAAGACTATGCAAAAGAGCCACTTATTACATGTCACTAAGGACCATTTTCATGAAGTAGAGATGAAGCTGTCTCGTGGAAGGAAGACTACTGAGAGCCTTTTAAACCAAGTATTGCAAGGGCAACTGGTAAAGAGCCCTGAGGCCAATGGGCCAGACATTAATGCAGAGACTCTTCTGCATGAAGCAGTGAAACAACTCAGAGAAGCATCCATGGTGCTGCAAGAGATAAAGGAATCTAGTAATGCATCAGATATTCCTGAGGCAGTGACTGACAATCAGAAAGAGAAGACAAAGGAACTACTGACTCTTTACAGGAGGAGTGTCCCTTAA